From Brochothrix thermosphacta DSM 20171 = FSL F6-1036, a single genomic window includes:
- a CDS encoding adenine phosphoribosyltransferase translates to MKTEDLKNHIASIENYPKPGIIFRDITPLMGNGEAYKFATDQLVDYARDKNVDVIVGPEARGFIIGCPMAYAMGIGFAPVRKEGKLPREVIKVTYDLEYGQDVLTIHKDAIKPGQRVLIVDDLLATGGTIEATIKLVHELGGEVVGAAFLLELVELNGRAKLGDIDTKVLLEY, encoded by the coding sequence ATGAAAACAGAAGATTTAAAGAATCACATCGCATCAATTGAGAATTATCCAAAACCAGGCATTATTTTCCGCGATATCACACCGTTGATGGGTAATGGTGAAGCTTATAAATTTGCTACTGATCAACTGGTTGATTATGCGCGCGATAAAAATGTTGACGTCATTGTAGGACCAGAAGCACGTGGCTTTATTATCGGCTGCCCGATGGCTTATGCAATGGGTATTGGTTTTGCACCTGTTCGTAAAGAAGGTAAGTTACCTCGTGAAGTGATTAAAGTAACGTATGATTTAGAATACGGTCAAGATGTTTTAACAATCCATAAAGATGCAATCAAACCAGGTCAACGTGTATTGATTGTTGATGATTTATTAGCAACTGGTGGTACGATTGAAGCGACAATTAAACTTGTGCATGAATTAGGCGGCGAAGTTGTAGGTGCTGCATTCTTACTTGAATTAGTTGAATTAAACGGTCGTGCTAAATTAGGAGACATCGATACGAAAGTATTGCTAGAATATTAA